A stretch of DNA from Ignavibacteria bacterium:
AGCACGCCATTATTGATGTAAAGCTTTTCAAAAAAAGAATAATCAAGTAACTTTTCAAAAATTGTATTCTGTAAAATGTATTTCTTTAAATCCACGACACCCGTTTTGCCATTTTTGAAAACAAGTTCAACAACGTAGTTTCCAAGCAATCTAAAATTTGTTATTTCGTAATACATTTTTATTTCAAGGGTTTAAGTTGCAAAGGAAGTGAATGAATTGAGATTGCTGAGGGAAGAAATAAGATTTAGAGCGAATCACAAAAGATTATAAATTAATTCTAATAAACTTCATCGTGTGT
This window harbors:
- a CDS encoding DUF2442 domain-containing protein, whose amino-acid sequence is MYYEITNFRLLGNYVVELVFKNGKTGVVDLKKYILQNTIFEKLLDYSFFEKLYINNGVLTWPDDIDISPETIYCSATGEPLPSWMEK